In a genomic window of uncultured Flavobacterium sp.:
- a CDS encoding T9SS sorting signal type C domain-containing protein, which produces MSSQTKITTIYTDWNGYWKSNGVTAAGNRPDTENNLLAFEWNNKIYSTGVNDNILNGKPITYIPQKFRALKIQTLGLDATSMYFLQGSKIDGDDAITKLIPPLAGATSTGAELASRLTDGINGLTLGTGIANIKAGSTEFKIGTNNLNLNGLGDNIPDLIVTQVADPGGTEDVFKFVDKDNNIVGHALSTNFGSMSAIGTYSLDLFRADNAARAYTPAATRNIRMLAIETSDFGITAANAASVDRFIVTFSGNSDCAFIAFNTNSLKIAELTLVTKGTLTSCGKVGDKINYTFEVTNTGEVPITDIKVTDALTGIAISGNPIASLAVGAKTTLTGVYTITAADVTAGKIINTGKVTGVDPSLNTVEFNNTPATTFLLTPPTISSFTNTTCTILGTITLSDLPASGSWTVERTPGAVKTVGSGTSITLTGIPVGKYTYKVYNSCFMSPSSAEVTITNQSSTTWDGTTWSTGDPNATKSAIFAGPFTITADIEACSCTINSGVNIIVPAGRTLNIKNALNVVSGGSLTFQNNSSLLQTNGTTNTNTGNIIYQRNTDLVRRYDFTYWSTPITRVPIYTMHDLSPNTLLDKYQSYNSSAGAWDIDLNGTKEMKPAIGYTVRAPQSFSLTVPAVYPAVFTGVPNNGDYSVTLYATKWSLIGNPYPSAIDAEKFIKINHDASPSVDVGALYFWTHNSPPSSTPSPGGSYDYTSNDYAVFTLSGSTSTGAKLPNGTYEAAPSGKIAACQSFFMKASGPGVVKFTNDMRIGGSNDQFYKTTKTSAIEKNRIWLNLTSNQGAFKQILVGYIEGATNEWDVNYDATTNNGNTFVDFYSINDATKLSIQGRALPFTDADRVPLGYKSTVAGDFTIAIDHLDGFFNNQEVYLEDRTTGKITDLKAGNYTFTTAIGTFSDRFTISYIKKTLGTGDFENTEDDLLVSVKEKTIKVTSTKENIKEVAIYDITGKLLYNKKKVNTAELQIQNLQSSTQVLLVKVTLENDFIATKKIIFQ; this is translated from the coding sequence ATGTCGAGTCAAACCAAAATAACAACAATATACACAGACTGGAACGGCTATTGGAAATCAAATGGCGTAACTGCTGCAGGAAACAGACCTGACACTGAAAACAATTTACTGGCTTTTGAATGGAATAATAAAATATACTCTACCGGAGTAAATGACAATATTCTAAATGGAAAACCTATTACTTATATCCCTCAAAAATTTAGAGCACTAAAAATTCAAACGTTAGGTTTGGATGCAACGTCTATGTACTTTTTACAAGGCTCAAAAATAGACGGAGACGATGCAATCACAAAATTAATTCCCCCACTTGCAGGAGCAACTTCAACAGGTGCCGAACTTGCTTCCCGACTTACAGATGGAATTAACGGTTTAACTCTTGGAACAGGTATTGCAAATATAAAAGCAGGTTCTACCGAATTTAAAATAGGAACAAACAACCTGAACCTCAATGGTCTTGGTGACAACATTCCTGATTTAATTGTGACTCAGGTTGCAGATCCGGGAGGTACTGAAGATGTTTTCAAATTTGTAGACAAAGACAATAATATTGTGGGTCATGCCTTATCTACAAATTTTGGTTCAATGTCAGCTATAGGCACTTATAGCTTGGATTTATTCCGAGCTGATAATGCTGCCAGAGCATATACACCTGCTGCAACCAGAAACATTCGAATGTTGGCAATTGAAACCAGCGATTTTGGTATTACAGCAGCAAATGCGGCAAGTGTGGATCGTTTTATAGTGACTTTTTCCGGAAATTCAGATTGTGCTTTTATAGCTTTTAATACTAATTCACTAAAAATCGCGGAGTTAACTTTGGTTACAAAAGGTACATTAACATCTTGCGGAAAAGTTGGAGACAAAATAAACTACACCTTTGAGGTAACCAATACTGGAGAAGTTCCTATCACTGACATTAAAGTTACCGATGCCTTAACAGGAATAGCAATATCCGGAAATCCAATTGCATCACTGGCCGTTGGTGCAAAAACAACTCTAACAGGAGTTTATACCATTACAGCAGCAGATGTTACTGCAGGTAAAATTATAAATACCGGAAAAGTTACCGGAGTCGATCCTTCCTTAAACACAGTTGAATTTAATAATACACCCGCAACGACATTTTTGTTAACACCTCCAACAATCAGTAGTTTCACAAATACCACGTGTACGATTTTAGGAACAATTACATTAAGCGACCTGCCAGCTAGCGGATCATGGACTGTTGAAAGAACTCCGGGAGCAGTTAAAACTGTGGGCTCAGGAACATCAATTACACTTACAGGAATTCCGGTTGGAAAATACACTTATAAAGTTTACAACTCTTGCTTTATGTCGCCTTCAAGCGCTGAAGTTACAATTACAAATCAATCGTCTACAACCTGGGACGGAACAACATGGTCTACCGGTGATCCAAATGCAACCAAAAGCGCCATATTTGCTGGACCATTTACAATAACAGCAGATATAGAAGCTTGTTCCTGCACCATTAATTCGGGAGTTAATATTATTGTACCCGCAGGACGTACTTTAAACATTAAAAATGCGCTAAATGTTGTGTCTGGAGGATCTCTAACATTTCAGAACAATTCAAGTTTATTACAAACTAACGGAACTACTAATACAAACACCGGTAATATTATCTATCAACGTAATACAGATCTTGTTCGTCGCTATGATTTCACTTATTGGTCAACACCAATAACCAGAGTACCAATTTATACAATGCACGACTTATCTCCAAATACGTTATTAGACAAATATCAAAGTTATAATTCTTCAGCAGGGGCATGGGACATAGATTTAAATGGAACAAAAGAAATGAAACCTGCTATAGGATATACCGTCAGAGCACCACAAAGTTTCTCACTTACTGTTCCTGCAGTTTATCCTGCGGTTTTTACAGGTGTTCCAAATAATGGAGATTATTCTGTCACACTTTATGCTACAAAATGGAGTTTAATTGGAAATCCTTATCCATCGGCAATAGATGCAGAAAAATTTATTAAAATTAACCATGATGCTTCTCCATCTGTAGATGTTGGAGCACTATACTTTTGGACACACAATTCTCCGCCAAGCAGTACGCCTTCTCCTGGCGGTTCTTATGATTATACCAGTAATGATTATGCAGTTTTTACGTTATCAGGATCGACTTCTACAGGAGCAAAATTGCCAAACGGAACTTACGAAGCTGCACCGTCAGGTAAAATAGCTGCCTGTCAATCTTTCTTTATGAAAGCTTCAGGACCTGGAGTTGTTAAGTTTACAAATGATATGAGAATAGGCGGAAGCAACGATCAATTTTACAAAACAACAAAAACAAGTGCTATAGAGAAAAATCGTATATGGTTAAATCTTACCAGTAATCAAGGAGCTTTCAAACAAATTTTGGTTGGTTATATCGAAGGTGCAACAAATGAATGGGATGTTAATTATGATGCTACTACAAACAACGGTAATACTTTTGTAGATTTCTACAGTATTAATGACGCAACAAAATTGAGTATTCAGGGTCGTGCTTTACCATTCACAGATGCTGACAGAGTCCCTTTAGGGTACAAAAGTACAGTTGCGGGTGATTTTACAATTGCGATCGATCATCTTGACGGATTTTTCAATAATCAGGAAGTATATCTTGAAGACAGAACAACTGGAAAAATTACAGATTTAAAAGCTGGCAATTATACATTTACAACTGCGATAGGTACTTTTTCGGATCGTTTTACAATTTCTTATATCAAGAAAACTCTTGGAACAGGAGATTTTGAAAATACTGAAGATGATCTTTTAGTTTCTGTAAAAGAGAAAACAATAAAAGTAACTTCTACTAAAGAAAACATCAAAGAAGTGGCTATTTATGACATTACAGGAAAACTTCTTTATAATAAAAAGAAAGTTAACACCGCTGAATTACAAATACAAAACCTACAATCAAGTACTCAGGTTTTATTGGTAAAAGTTACTTTAGAAAACGACTTTATAGCAACCAAAAAAATCATATTTCAATAG